The following coding sequences lie in one Haematobia irritans isolate KBUSLIRL chromosome 3, ASM5000362v1, whole genome shotgun sequence genomic window:
- the up gene encoding troponin T, skeletal muscle isoform X5 — protein sequence MSDDEEYTGEGDPEFIKRQDQKRSDLDDQLKEYISEWRKQRAKEEDELKKLKEKQAKRKISRAEEEQKMAQRKKEEEERRVREVEEKKQREIEEKRQRLEEAEKKRQAMLQAMKDKDKKGPNFTIAKKDTGVLGLSSAAMERNKTKEQLEEEKKISLSFRIKPLAIEGFSEDKLREKAQELWELIVKLETEKYDLEERQKRQDYDLKELKERQKQQLRHKALKKGLDPEALTGKYPPKIQVASKYERRVDTRSYDDKKKLFEGGYDTLYKETLEKVWQERQERFTQRSKSKLPKWFGERPGKKAGEPETPEGEEDAKADDEIAEDDEEVEEEVVEEEEEEEEEEEEEEEEEEEEEEEEEEEEEEEEEEEEEEE from the exons ATGTCCGACGATGAGGAGTACAC AGGAGAGGGTGATCCAGAGTTCATCAAACGCCAAGATCAAAAGCGTTCCGACCTCGATGATCAATTGAAGGAATACATTTCCGAATGGCGCAAACAAAGAGCCAAGGAAGAGGATGAGTTGAAGAAACTCAAGGAGAAGCAAGCCAAGCGCAAGATCTCCCGCGCTGAGGAAGAGCAAAAGATGGCCCAACGCAAGAAGGAGGAAGAAGAGCGTCGCGTTCGCGAAGTTGAAGAAAAGAAACAACGCGAAATCGAAGAGAAGCGTCAACGTCTCGAAGAAGCCGAGAAGAAGCGTCAAGCCATGCTCCAAGCCATGAAGGACAAGGACAAGAAGGGCCCCAACTTCACCATCGCCAAGAAGGACACAGGCGTG TTGGGTCTTTCCTCCGCCGCCATGGAGCGTAACAAGACTAAGGAACAACTTGAAGAAGAGAAGAAGATCTCCCTGTCGTTCCGTATCAAGCCCCTTGCCATCGAAGGCTTCAGCGAGGACAAATTGCGCGAGAAGGCCCAAGAATTGTGGGAACTTATCGTCAAATTGGAAACTGAGAAATATGACTTGGAAGAAAGGCAAAAACGTCAAGACTACGAT TTGAAAGAATTGAAGGAAAGACAGAAACAACAGCTCAGGCACAAAGCCTTGAAGAAGGGTCTCGACCCCGAAGCTTTGACTGGCAAATACCCGCCCAAGATTCAAGTCGCCTCCAAGTACGAAAGACGTGTAGATACCCGCTCTTACGACGACAAGAAGAAACTCTTCGAAGGT GGCTACGATACACTCTATAAGGAAACTTTAGAGAAAGTCTGGCAAGAAAGACAAGAGAGATTCACACAACGATCAAAAT ccaaattgccCAAGTGGTTCGGCGAAAGACCCGGCAAGAAGGCTGGCGAACCCGAGACACCCGAAGGCGAGGAAGATGCCAAGGCTGATGATGAAATCGCCGAGGATGACGAAGAAGTTGAGGAGGAGGTCGTTGAAGAGGAGGAAGAAGAAGAGGAGGAAGAAGAAGAGGAGGAGGAAGAAGAagaggaagaagaagaagaggaagaagaagaggaagaagaagaagaggagGAAGAAGAGGAAGAAGAATAa
- the up gene encoding troponin T, skeletal muscle isoform X8: protein MSDDEEYTGEGDPEFIKRQDQKRSDLDDQLKEYISEWRKQRAKEEDELKKLKEKQAKRKISRAEEEQKMAQRKKEEEERRVREVEEKKQREIEEKRQRLEEAEKKRQAMLQAMKDKDKKGPNFTIAKKDTGLGLSSAAMERNKTKEQLEEEKKISLSFRIKPLAIEGFSEDKLREKAQELWELIVKLETEKYDLEERQKRQDYDLKELKERQKQQLRHKALKKGLDPEALTGKYPPKIQVASKYERRVDTRSYDDKKKLFEGGWEELGKEVNEKVWNEKKDQYSGRQKSKLPKWFGERPGKKAGEPETPEGEEDAKADDEIAEDDEEVEEEVVEEEEEEEEEEEEEEEEEEEEEEEEEEEEEEEEEEEEEEE from the exons ATGTCCGACGATGAGGAGTACAC AGGAGAGGGTGATCCAGAGTTCATCAAACGCCAAGATCAAAAGCGTTCCGACCTCGATGATCAATTGAAGGAATACATTTCCGAATGGCGCAAACAAAGAGCCAAGGAAGAGGATGAGTTGAAGAAACTCAAGGAGAAGCAAGCCAAGCGCAAGATCTCCCGCGCTGAGGAAGAGCAAAAGATGGCCCAACGCAAGAAGGAGGAAGAAGAGCGTCGCGTTCGCGAAGTTGAAGAAAAGAAACAACGCGAAATCGAAGAGAAGCGTCAACGTCTCGAAGAAGCCGAGAAGAAGCGTCAAGCCATGCTCCAAGCCATGAAGGACAAGGACAAGAAGGGCCCCAACTTCACCATCGCCAAGAAGGACACAGGC TTGGGTCTTTCCTCCGCCGCCATGGAGCGTAACAAGACTAAGGAACAACTTGAAGAAGAGAAGAAGATCTCCCTGTCGTTCCGTATCAAGCCCCTTGCCATCGAAGGCTTCAGCGAGGACAAATTGCGCGAGAAGGCCCAAGAATTGTGGGAACTTATCGTCAAATTGGAAACTGAGAAATATGACTTGGAAGAAAGGCAAAAACGTCAAGACTACGAT TTGAAAGAATTGAAGGAAAGACAGAAACAACAGCTCAGGCACAAAGCCTTGAAGAAGGGTCTCGACCCCGAAGCTTTGACTGGCAAATACCCGCCCAAGATTCAAGTCGCCTCCAAGTACGAAAGACGTGTAGATACCCGCTCTTACGACGACAAGAAGAAACTCTTCGAAGGT GGCTGGGAAGAACTCGGCAAGGAGGTCAATGAGAAGGTGTGGAATGAGAAGAAGGATCAATATTCCGGCCgtcaaaaat ccaaattgccCAAGTGGTTCGGCGAAAGACCCGGCAAGAAGGCTGGCGAACCCGAGACACCCGAAGGCGAGGAAGATGCCAAGGCTGATGATGAAATCGCCGAGGATGACGAAGAAGTTGAGGAGGAGGTCGTTGAAGAGGAGGAAGAAGAAGAGGAGGAAGAAGAAGAGGAGGAGGAAGAAGAagaggaagaagaagaagaggaagaagaagaggaagaagaagaagaggagGAAGAAGAGGAAGAAGAATAa
- the up gene encoding troponin T, skeletal muscle isoform X6 — MSDDEEYTGEGDPEFIKRQDQKRSDLDDQLKEYISEWRKQRAKEEDELKKLKEKQAKRKISRAEEEQKMAQRKKEEEERRVREVEEKKQREIEEKRQRLEEAEKKRQAMLQAMKDKDKKGPNFTIAKKDTGVLGLSSAAMERNKTKEQLEEEKKISLSFRIKPLAIEGFSEDKLREKAQELWELIVKLETEKYDLEERQKRQDYDLKELKERQKQQLRHKALKKGLDPEALTGKYPPKIQVASKYERRVDTRSYDDKKKLFEGGWEELGKEVNEKVWNEKKDQYSGRQKSKLPKWFGERPGKKAGEPETPEGEEDAKADDEIAEDDEEVEEEVVEEEEEEEEEEEEEEEEEEEEEEEEEEEEEEEEEEEEEEE, encoded by the exons ATGTCCGACGATGAGGAGTACAC AGGAGAGGGTGATCCAGAGTTCATCAAACGCCAAGATCAAAAGCGTTCCGACCTCGATGATCAATTGAAGGAATACATTTCCGAATGGCGCAAACAAAGAGCCAAGGAAGAGGATGAGTTGAAGAAACTCAAGGAGAAGCAAGCCAAGCGCAAGATCTCCCGCGCTGAGGAAGAGCAAAAGATGGCCCAACGCAAGAAGGAGGAAGAAGAGCGTCGCGTTCGCGAAGTTGAAGAAAAGAAACAACGCGAAATCGAAGAGAAGCGTCAACGTCTCGAAGAAGCCGAGAAGAAGCGTCAAGCCATGCTCCAAGCCATGAAGGACAAGGACAAGAAGGGCCCCAACTTCACCATCGCCAAGAAGGACACAGGCGTG TTGGGTCTTTCCTCCGCCGCCATGGAGCGTAACAAGACTAAGGAACAACTTGAAGAAGAGAAGAAGATCTCCCTGTCGTTCCGTATCAAGCCCCTTGCCATCGAAGGCTTCAGCGAGGACAAATTGCGCGAGAAGGCCCAAGAATTGTGGGAACTTATCGTCAAATTGGAAACTGAGAAATATGACTTGGAAGAAAGGCAAAAACGTCAAGACTACGAT TTGAAAGAATTGAAGGAAAGACAGAAACAACAGCTCAGGCACAAAGCCTTGAAGAAGGGTCTCGACCCCGAAGCTTTGACTGGCAAATACCCGCCCAAGATTCAAGTCGCCTCCAAGTACGAAAGACGTGTAGATACCCGCTCTTACGACGACAAGAAGAAACTCTTCGAAGGT GGCTGGGAAGAACTCGGCAAGGAGGTCAATGAGAAGGTGTGGAATGAGAAGAAGGATCAATATTCCGGCCgtcaaaaat ccaaattgccCAAGTGGTTCGGCGAAAGACCCGGCAAGAAGGCTGGCGAACCCGAGACACCCGAAGGCGAGGAAGATGCCAAGGCTGATGATGAAATCGCCGAGGATGACGAAGAAGTTGAGGAGGAGGTCGTTGAAGAGGAGGAAGAAGAAGAGGAGGAAGAAGAAGAGGAGGAGGAAGAAGAagaggaagaagaagaagaggaagaagaagaggaagaagaagaagaggagGAAGAAGAGGAAGAAGAATAa
- the up gene encoding troponin T, skeletal muscle isoform X7 — protein MSDDEEYTGEGDPEFIKRQDQKRSDLDDQLKEYISEWRKQRAKEEDELKKLKEKQAKRKISRAEEEQKMAQRKKEEEERRVREVEEKKQREIEEKRQRLEEAEKKRQAMLQAMKDKDKKGPNFTIAKKDTGLGLSSAAMERNKTKEQLEEEKKISLSFRIKPLAIEGFSEDKLREKAQELWELIVKLETEKYDLEERQKRQDYDLKELKERQKQQLRHKALKKGLDPEALTGKYPPKIQVASKYERRVDTRSYDDKKKLFEGGYDTLYKETLEKVWQERQERFTQRSKSKLPKWFGERPGKKAGEPETPEGEEDAKADDEIAEDDEEVEEEVVEEEEEEEEEEEEEEEEEEEEEEEEEEEEEEEEEEEEEEE, from the exons ATGTCCGACGATGAGGAGTACAC AGGAGAGGGTGATCCAGAGTTCATCAAACGCCAAGATCAAAAGCGTTCCGACCTCGATGATCAATTGAAGGAATACATTTCCGAATGGCGCAAACAAAGAGCCAAGGAAGAGGATGAGTTGAAGAAACTCAAGGAGAAGCAAGCCAAGCGCAAGATCTCCCGCGCTGAGGAAGAGCAAAAGATGGCCCAACGCAAGAAGGAGGAAGAAGAGCGTCGCGTTCGCGAAGTTGAAGAAAAGAAACAACGCGAAATCGAAGAGAAGCGTCAACGTCTCGAAGAAGCCGAGAAGAAGCGTCAAGCCATGCTCCAAGCCATGAAGGACAAGGACAAGAAGGGCCCCAACTTCACCATCGCCAAGAAGGACACAGGC TTGGGTCTTTCCTCCGCCGCCATGGAGCGTAACAAGACTAAGGAACAACTTGAAGAAGAGAAGAAGATCTCCCTGTCGTTCCGTATCAAGCCCCTTGCCATCGAAGGCTTCAGCGAGGACAAATTGCGCGAGAAGGCCCAAGAATTGTGGGAACTTATCGTCAAATTGGAAACTGAGAAATATGACTTGGAAGAAAGGCAAAAACGTCAAGACTACGAT TTGAAAGAATTGAAGGAAAGACAGAAACAACAGCTCAGGCACAAAGCCTTGAAGAAGGGTCTCGACCCCGAAGCTTTGACTGGCAAATACCCGCCCAAGATTCAAGTCGCCTCCAAGTACGAAAGACGTGTAGATACCCGCTCTTACGACGACAAGAAGAAACTCTTCGAAGGT GGCTACGATACACTCTATAAGGAAACTTTAGAGAAAGTCTGGCAAGAAAGACAAGAGAGATTCACACAACGATCAAAAT ccaaattgccCAAGTGGTTCGGCGAAAGACCCGGCAAGAAGGCTGGCGAACCCGAGACACCCGAAGGCGAGGAAGATGCCAAGGCTGATGATGAAATCGCCGAGGATGACGAAGAAGTTGAGGAGGAGGTCGTTGAAGAGGAGGAAGAAGAAGAGGAGGAAGAAGAAGAGGAGGAGGAAGAAGAagaggaagaagaagaagaggaagaagaagaggaagaagaagaagaggagGAAGAAGAGGAAGAAGAATAa
- the up gene encoding troponin T, skeletal muscle isoform X9, which yields MSDDEEYTSEEEEEVVEEVKEKAPQTPAEGEGDPEFIKRQDQKRSDLDDQLKEYISEWRKQRAKEEDELKKLKEKQAKRKISRAEEEQKMAQRKKEEEERRVREVEEKKQREIEEKRQRLEEAEKKRQAMLQAMKDKDKKGPNFTIAKKDTGVLGLSSAAMERNKTKEQLEEEKKISLSFRIKPLAIEGFSEDKLREKAQELWELIVKLETEKYDLEERQKRQDYDLKELKERQKQQLRHKALKKGLDPEALTGKYPPKIQVASKYERRVDTRSYDDKKKLFEGGYDTLYKETLEKVWQERQERFTQRSKSKLPLWNTATQKKR from the exons ATGTCCGACGATGAGGAGTACAC TTCCGAAGAGGAGGAGGAGGTTGTCGAGGAGGTCAAAGA AAAAGCACCTCAGACACCAGCCGA AGGAGAGGGTGATCCAGAGTTCATCAAACGCCAAGATCAAAAGCGTTCCGACCTCGATGATCAATTGAAGGAATACATTTCCGAATGGCGCAAACAAAGAGCCAAGGAAGAGGATGAGTTGAAGAAACTCAAGGAGAAGCAAGCCAAGCGCAAGATCTCCCGCGCTGAGGAAGAGCAAAAGATGGCCCAACGCAAGAAGGAGGAAGAAGAGCGTCGCGTTCGCGAAGTTGAAGAAAAGAAACAACGCGAAATCGAAGAGAAGCGTCAACGTCTCGAAGAAGCCGAGAAGAAGCGTCAAGCCATGCTCCAAGCCATGAAGGACAAGGACAAGAAGGGCCCCAACTTCACCATCGCCAAGAAGGACACAGGCGTG TTGGGTCTTTCCTCCGCCGCCATGGAGCGTAACAAGACTAAGGAACAACTTGAAGAAGAGAAGAAGATCTCCCTGTCGTTCCGTATCAAGCCCCTTGCCATCGAAGGCTTCAGCGAGGACAAATTGCGCGAGAAGGCCCAAGAATTGTGGGAACTTATCGTCAAATTGGAAACTGAGAAATATGACTTGGAAGAAAGGCAAAAACGTCAAGACTACGAT TTGAAAGAATTGAAGGAAAGACAGAAACAACAGCTCAGGCACAAAGCCTTGAAGAAGGGTCTCGACCCCGAAGCTTTGACTGGCAAATACCCGCCCAAGATTCAAGTCGCCTCCAAGTACGAAAGACGTGTAGATACCCGCTCTTACGACGACAAGAAGAAACTCTTCGAAGGT GGCTACGATACACTCTATAAGGAAACTTTAGAGAAAGTCTGGCAAGAAAGACAAGAGAGATTCACACAACGATCAAAAT
- the up gene encoding troponin T, skeletal muscle isoform X2, producing MSDDEEYTSEEEEEVVEEVKEKAPQTPAEGEGDPEFIKRQDQKRSDLDDQLKEYISEWRKQRAKEEDELKKLKEKQAKRKISRAEEEQKMAQRKKEEEERRVREVEEKKQREIEEKRQRLEEAEKKRQAMLQAMKDKDKKGPNFTIAKKDTGVLGLSSAAMERNKTKEQLEEEKKISLSFRIKPLAIEGFSEDKLREKAQELWELIVKLETEKYDLEERQKRQDYDLKELKERQKQQLRHKALKKGLDPEALTGKYPPKIQVASKYERRVDTRSYDDKKKLFEGGWEELGKEVNEKVWNEKKDQYSGRQKSKLPKWFGERPGKKAGEPETPEGEEDAKADDEIAEDDEEVEEEVVEEEEEEEEEEEEEEEEEEEEEEEEEEEEEEEEEEEEEEE from the exons ATGTCCGACGATGAGGAGTACAC TTCCGAAGAGGAGGAGGAGGTTGTCGAGGAGGTCAAAGA AAAAGCACCTCAGACACCAGCCGA AGGAGAGGGTGATCCAGAGTTCATCAAACGCCAAGATCAAAAGCGTTCCGACCTCGATGATCAATTGAAGGAATACATTTCCGAATGGCGCAAACAAAGAGCCAAGGAAGAGGATGAGTTGAAGAAACTCAAGGAGAAGCAAGCCAAGCGCAAGATCTCCCGCGCTGAGGAAGAGCAAAAGATGGCCCAACGCAAGAAGGAGGAAGAAGAGCGTCGCGTTCGCGAAGTTGAAGAAAAGAAACAACGCGAAATCGAAGAGAAGCGTCAACGTCTCGAAGAAGCCGAGAAGAAGCGTCAAGCCATGCTCCAAGCCATGAAGGACAAGGACAAGAAGGGCCCCAACTTCACCATCGCCAAGAAGGACACAGGCGTG TTGGGTCTTTCCTCCGCCGCCATGGAGCGTAACAAGACTAAGGAACAACTTGAAGAAGAGAAGAAGATCTCCCTGTCGTTCCGTATCAAGCCCCTTGCCATCGAAGGCTTCAGCGAGGACAAATTGCGCGAGAAGGCCCAAGAATTGTGGGAACTTATCGTCAAATTGGAAACTGAGAAATATGACTTGGAAGAAAGGCAAAAACGTCAAGACTACGAT TTGAAAGAATTGAAGGAAAGACAGAAACAACAGCTCAGGCACAAAGCCTTGAAGAAGGGTCTCGACCCCGAAGCTTTGACTGGCAAATACCCGCCCAAGATTCAAGTCGCCTCCAAGTACGAAAGACGTGTAGATACCCGCTCTTACGACGACAAGAAGAAACTCTTCGAAGGT GGCTGGGAAGAACTCGGCAAGGAGGTCAATGAGAAGGTGTGGAATGAGAAGAAGGATCAATATTCCGGCCgtcaaaaat ccaaattgccCAAGTGGTTCGGCGAAAGACCCGGCAAGAAGGCTGGCGAACCCGAGACACCCGAAGGCGAGGAAGATGCCAAGGCTGATGATGAAATCGCCGAGGATGACGAAGAAGTTGAGGAGGAGGTCGTTGAAGAGGAGGAAGAAGAAGAGGAGGAAGAAGAAGAGGAGGAGGAAGAAGAagaggaagaagaagaagaggaagaagaagaggaagaagaagaagaggagGAAGAAGAGGAAGAAGAATAa
- the up gene encoding troponin T, skeletal muscle isoform X10 yields the protein MSDDEEYTSEEEEEVVEEVKEKAPQTPAEGEGDPEFIKRQDQKRSDLDDQLKEYISEWRKQRAKEEDELKKLKEKQAKRKISRAEEEQKMAQRKKEEEERRVREVEEKKQREIEEKRQRLEEAEKKRQAMLQAMKDKDKKGPNFTIAKKDTGVLGLSSAAMERNKTKEQLEEEKKISLSFRIKPLAIEGFSEDKLREKAQELWELIVKLETEKYDLEERQKRQDYDLKELKERQKQQLRHKALKKGLDPEALTGKYPPKIQVASKYERRVDTRSYDDKKKLFEGGWEELGKEVNEKVWNEKKDQYSGRQKSKLPLWNTATQKKR from the exons ATGTCCGACGATGAGGAGTACAC TTCCGAAGAGGAGGAGGAGGTTGTCGAGGAGGTCAAAGA AAAAGCACCTCAGACACCAGCCGA AGGAGAGGGTGATCCAGAGTTCATCAAACGCCAAGATCAAAAGCGTTCCGACCTCGATGATCAATTGAAGGAATACATTTCCGAATGGCGCAAACAAAGAGCCAAGGAAGAGGATGAGTTGAAGAAACTCAAGGAGAAGCAAGCCAAGCGCAAGATCTCCCGCGCTGAGGAAGAGCAAAAGATGGCCCAACGCAAGAAGGAGGAAGAAGAGCGTCGCGTTCGCGAAGTTGAAGAAAAGAAACAACGCGAAATCGAAGAGAAGCGTCAACGTCTCGAAGAAGCCGAGAAGAAGCGTCAAGCCATGCTCCAAGCCATGAAGGACAAGGACAAGAAGGGCCCCAACTTCACCATCGCCAAGAAGGACACAGGCGTG TTGGGTCTTTCCTCCGCCGCCATGGAGCGTAACAAGACTAAGGAACAACTTGAAGAAGAGAAGAAGATCTCCCTGTCGTTCCGTATCAAGCCCCTTGCCATCGAAGGCTTCAGCGAGGACAAATTGCGCGAGAAGGCCCAAGAATTGTGGGAACTTATCGTCAAATTGGAAACTGAGAAATATGACTTGGAAGAAAGGCAAAAACGTCAAGACTACGAT TTGAAAGAATTGAAGGAAAGACAGAAACAACAGCTCAGGCACAAAGCCTTGAAGAAGGGTCTCGACCCCGAAGCTTTGACTGGCAAATACCCGCCCAAGATTCAAGTCGCCTCCAAGTACGAAAGACGTGTAGATACCCGCTCTTACGACGACAAGAAGAAACTCTTCGAAGGT GGCTGGGAAGAACTCGGCAAGGAGGTCAATGAGAAGGTGTGGAATGAGAAGAAGGATCAATATTCCGGCCgtcaaaaat
- the up gene encoding troponin T, skeletal muscle isoform X3 — MSDDEEYTSEEEEEVVEEVKEKAPQTPAEGEGDPEFIKRQDQKRSDLDDQLKEYISEWRKQRAKEEDELKKLKEKQAKRKISRAEEEQKMAQRKKEEEERRVREVEEKKQREIEEKRQRLEEAEKKRQAMLQAMKDKDKKGPNFTIAKKDTGLGLSSAAMERNKTKEQLEEEKKISLSFRIKPLAIEGFSEDKLREKAQELWELIVKLETEKYDLEERQKRQDYDLKELKERQKQQLRHKALKKGLDPEALTGKYPPKIQVASKYERRVDTRSYDDKKKLFEGGYDTLYKETLEKVWQERQERFTQRSKSKLPKWFGERPGKKAGEPETPEGEEDAKADDEIAEDDEEVEEEVVEEEEEEEEEEEEEEEEEEEEEEEEEEEEEEEEEEEEEEE, encoded by the exons ATGTCCGACGATGAGGAGTACAC TTCCGAAGAGGAGGAGGAGGTTGTCGAGGAGGTCAAAGA AAAAGCACCTCAGACACCAGCCGA AGGAGAGGGTGATCCAGAGTTCATCAAACGCCAAGATCAAAAGCGTTCCGACCTCGATGATCAATTGAAGGAATACATTTCCGAATGGCGCAAACAAAGAGCCAAGGAAGAGGATGAGTTGAAGAAACTCAAGGAGAAGCAAGCCAAGCGCAAGATCTCCCGCGCTGAGGAAGAGCAAAAGATGGCCCAACGCAAGAAGGAGGAAGAAGAGCGTCGCGTTCGCGAAGTTGAAGAAAAGAAACAACGCGAAATCGAAGAGAAGCGTCAACGTCTCGAAGAAGCCGAGAAGAAGCGTCAAGCCATGCTCCAAGCCATGAAGGACAAGGACAAGAAGGGCCCCAACTTCACCATCGCCAAGAAGGACACAGGC TTGGGTCTTTCCTCCGCCGCCATGGAGCGTAACAAGACTAAGGAACAACTTGAAGAAGAGAAGAAGATCTCCCTGTCGTTCCGTATCAAGCCCCTTGCCATCGAAGGCTTCAGCGAGGACAAATTGCGCGAGAAGGCCCAAGAATTGTGGGAACTTATCGTCAAATTGGAAACTGAGAAATATGACTTGGAAGAAAGGCAAAAACGTCAAGACTACGAT TTGAAAGAATTGAAGGAAAGACAGAAACAACAGCTCAGGCACAAAGCCTTGAAGAAGGGTCTCGACCCCGAAGCTTTGACTGGCAAATACCCGCCCAAGATTCAAGTCGCCTCCAAGTACGAAAGACGTGTAGATACCCGCTCTTACGACGACAAGAAGAAACTCTTCGAAGGT GGCTACGATACACTCTATAAGGAAACTTTAGAGAAAGTCTGGCAAGAAAGACAAGAGAGATTCACACAACGATCAAAAT ccaaattgccCAAGTGGTTCGGCGAAAGACCCGGCAAGAAGGCTGGCGAACCCGAGACACCCGAAGGCGAGGAAGATGCCAAGGCTGATGATGAAATCGCCGAGGATGACGAAGAAGTTGAGGAGGAGGTCGTTGAAGAGGAGGAAGAAGAAGAGGAGGAAGAAGAAGAGGAGGAGGAAGAAGAagaggaagaagaagaagaggaagaagaagaggaagaagaagaagaggagGAAGAAGAGGAAGAAGAATAa
- the up gene encoding troponin T, skeletal muscle isoform X4, with protein sequence MSDDEEYTSEEEEEVVEEVKEKAPQTPAEGEGDPEFIKRQDQKRSDLDDQLKEYISEWRKQRAKEEDELKKLKEKQAKRKISRAEEEQKMAQRKKEEEERRVREVEEKKQREIEEKRQRLEEAEKKRQAMLQAMKDKDKKGPNFTIAKKDTGLGLSSAAMERNKTKEQLEEEKKISLSFRIKPLAIEGFSEDKLREKAQELWELIVKLETEKYDLEERQKRQDYDLKELKERQKQQLRHKALKKGLDPEALTGKYPPKIQVASKYERRVDTRSYDDKKKLFEGGWEELGKEVNEKVWNEKKDQYSGRQKSKLPKWFGERPGKKAGEPETPEGEEDAKADDEIAEDDEEVEEEVVEEEEEEEEEEEEEEEEEEEEEEEEEEEEEEEEEEEEEEE encoded by the exons ATGTCCGACGATGAGGAGTACAC TTCCGAAGAGGAGGAGGAGGTTGTCGAGGAGGTCAAAGA AAAAGCACCTCAGACACCAGCCGA AGGAGAGGGTGATCCAGAGTTCATCAAACGCCAAGATCAAAAGCGTTCCGACCTCGATGATCAATTGAAGGAATACATTTCCGAATGGCGCAAACAAAGAGCCAAGGAAGAGGATGAGTTGAAGAAACTCAAGGAGAAGCAAGCCAAGCGCAAGATCTCCCGCGCTGAGGAAGAGCAAAAGATGGCCCAACGCAAGAAGGAGGAAGAAGAGCGTCGCGTTCGCGAAGTTGAAGAAAAGAAACAACGCGAAATCGAAGAGAAGCGTCAACGTCTCGAAGAAGCCGAGAAGAAGCGTCAAGCCATGCTCCAAGCCATGAAGGACAAGGACAAGAAGGGCCCCAACTTCACCATCGCCAAGAAGGACACAGGC TTGGGTCTTTCCTCCGCCGCCATGGAGCGTAACAAGACTAAGGAACAACTTGAAGAAGAGAAGAAGATCTCCCTGTCGTTCCGTATCAAGCCCCTTGCCATCGAAGGCTTCAGCGAGGACAAATTGCGCGAGAAGGCCCAAGAATTGTGGGAACTTATCGTCAAATTGGAAACTGAGAAATATGACTTGGAAGAAAGGCAAAAACGTCAAGACTACGAT TTGAAAGAATTGAAGGAAAGACAGAAACAACAGCTCAGGCACAAAGCCTTGAAGAAGGGTCTCGACCCCGAAGCTTTGACTGGCAAATACCCGCCCAAGATTCAAGTCGCCTCCAAGTACGAAAGACGTGTAGATACCCGCTCTTACGACGACAAGAAGAAACTCTTCGAAGGT GGCTGGGAAGAACTCGGCAAGGAGGTCAATGAGAAGGTGTGGAATGAGAAGAAGGATCAATATTCCGGCCgtcaaaaat ccaaattgccCAAGTGGTTCGGCGAAAGACCCGGCAAGAAGGCTGGCGAACCCGAGACACCCGAAGGCGAGGAAGATGCCAAGGCTGATGATGAAATCGCCGAGGATGACGAAGAAGTTGAGGAGGAGGTCGTTGAAGAGGAGGAAGAAGAAGAGGAGGAAGAAGAAGAGGAGGAGGAAGAAGAagaggaagaagaagaagaggaagaagaagaggaagaagaagaagaggagGAAGAAGAGGAAGAAGAATAa